The genomic region aacactacatcaaaaactaatgatgtaatgtatggtgattaacataacataataaaatttaaaaatgcaaaaaaaaagaattatctgagTAATGATGTCACTGCTATGAAATTAAAGATCAGTGATCAGTGTCTACTATactcataaaaaaattaaagaaaatgattagTGGTCAGACACTGTGGAggtttaaaataagatttatgaaataaaaggcaaatcaaATGAACAGACAGAAAgactttaattttacttttatcaaaTGTGGAGCCAGTTCATGTTGGAAAGCTCCAATGGAATGCATAAAACCAAAGTTCTGTAAAAAGACCAATAGAATGTATTACCATATTTATTCCTGTTCCAACAGATGTCTCACAGCCAGCAAGACAAGCTGACATATATGACACACCATTGTTTCCACACACAGGGTCCCATGTTTTAGTTGGACAGTTGCAATCCCTGTTACAATCAGCAAGGATGGTATTTCCCACATATAAATCTTGTTGCATtctgaaatgatttaaaataatgcatgGATATTGAAAGACTGttagagcattttctttttcttcttttcatcttaatccaaaattatatttcctctcctccccaaagTAGAAACAGAAATCTTCCCAACATCGATGTGTGACCTCAGTACTAAGCtctggcataaaaaaaaaatacctgttttgGTGACACATAGCCACTTTTCAATGATTTACTTCAGGTAAACAAATAGCTAATTAACAGACATTAACTGAGTGCCTTCCATATAGAGGGTGTTTTTTTCAGGTATTATTAGAACTCAAAAATGAAGATGACCTAATACCTATGGTTAATCCATATGGTAGTAAGTAACAAGAGATCTTGTTTGAAAGCAACCTTAAAGATCAAAATCTGTAAGTTCAATTTGTAATGCAGATAGTACATTTAACTTCAGAAATCTAACTGCTTGAGTAAACAAATACATTCTCCTGGTATAAAGGATGTCCAGTGGTCATCAAAATGGCAACATAGGTGTTCTTGACCAGTCTCCCTCCCAAGAAGACCAATTAGCAGCTCTCCATAGATATGGTACCATTGTGAAAATCCCAGAACCTGAGGGTGAGGCTAAAGCACCCCCTTGGAACATGAAGACCTAGAAAGACCACATTGGAAGGGTACAAGGAGTAGTTACACTCTAATCAAATtgccccacccccaggtcagCATAACACCACACTGAGAGGGCCCTCCTGGGCCTACAATTTTGCCAGTGGGAAAAGAGAGCCCAAGGTTGATATCAAGCTCCCTCAGCATTGTGGGTTGTTTCCAAGGAGGGCCATTCAGGTCTCACCTCATGAGGATCACTGGGAGAATCTGCAGGCCTCACTCATTAAGAATTAGatagagaaggagaaggggggcAGGGATTACAGGAACCAGCACTCAGATCTTGGTGGACTGTGTTCTTACTTGCAGCATTGTCCAAGTACAGATCCCAGCCTGTGGTTCTGCTCATCTACAGAGCTGAATGGTGACTTCTTTTTGCCAAGGAGCTCAGTTGGCACTTCTGCTTGATTTGGTACCTAGTCAACAGGCCATACTGGCTGTGGAGACAGTTCAACTGCCCCATCTGGGCAGGGAAGCAAATTCACAGTCCTGCCTAACTACTGAGCATagcctccagtcccacccatccAGAAAGCCTGGCCTGAGAACCTAAGCCACAGAGTCCATCCTATAGCCCTGCTCAGTCTGGGAGCCAAGCTAATAGCCCTGCCCTACTGTTAAGCATAACCTCTGGCCCCACATAAACAAGGAGCCTGAACAGCAACCCTGGGTAGCCTCAGAGCCCAGACTACAGCACCACCCAGCAGCCGAGGCCAGCCTTTGGCCCTACCCAATTGCTGAACATAGCCTGAAGCCTTCCTCAGGCAGGGAACCTAGTCAGTGACTCTGCCCAATCATGGAGCAGAGCTTGCAGCCTCACCTGATGAGAGAATGTGGACAGCGATTCTGCCCAACCAGAGGATGGTTTCTAGCACCACCTAACTCTGGGATACAACTAGAGGCCTCTCTCCTCCAGAGAGCCTGGCCAGCAACCTTGCCCAAGAGTAGAGCACGGTCAGCACCTTGTGAAGCTCAgcctcaacaaaacattagcagagaaattaagaaaacaatccaataattgcatcaaaagaataaatacttaaggaataaatttaaccaaggatgtgagaatctgtacactgaaaactttaagacattgatgaaagcaACTGAAGAAGACaccaataaatagaaagatattccatgctcatggattggaagaattaatattgctaaaacgTCCAGGCTACCCAAACAATCTGcagatttagtgcaatccctaaacagattccagtggcatttttcataaacatagaaaaacaattctaaaatttttatggagcCACAAAaaggtagccaaagcaatcttaagaaagaagaacaaaactggaggtatcacacttcctgatttcaaactattttacaaagctatagtaatcaaaacagcatggtattagcataaaaaaGAGTCACAAAGattatggaacagaatagagaacccagaaataaaccatgcATATGTAGTTAATTATCACAAGCAAACCAAGAATTTACTGTGGAGAAAGGATACTCTCTtcataaatgatgttgggaaactggacagccacatgcaaaagagtgaaactagacccctatcttatacaatacacaaaaaataaactcaaacagATTAAAGCCTTAAATTTAAgacctagaagaaaatatagtgggtaaactccttgacatcagtcttggcaatgattttttggattggACACCaaaaagcacaggtaacaaaagcaaaaataaacaagtggaactacatcaactAAAAAGCTTCCAGACAGCAAGGGAAAtcaggaacaaaatgaaaagacacccTATGGAAtgggagtaaatatttgcaaatcatacatctgataaaggattaatatccaaaatatatttaaaaaactaataaaactcaatagcaaaaaagcaaacaatctgattttaaaatggacagaggatcgCTTCTTAGCCTTTTTGCTAAGACCAAGTGTTAAAATGGGCGGAGGAACTAAATAGAAAATTTtcccaagaagatatacaaatggccaataagtaaatgaaaggatgttcaatatcaccaatcatcagagaaataaaaatcaaagccacaagataccatctcacatctgttaggatgtGTATTATCAAAAGTCAAGAGAAAACATTACTATGTATAACTTTCCTATAAATTCAGATAACCCTCAAATACAAACCCAAAACTATTCAATGACAGAGACTTAATTAGACAAATGAAATGTATGAATTCACATATGAATTAATATATCATGTATTAGGATTCAGTTATGCTGGATGTAAGCCCATTGTGGAAACATATGAAGGTGATTGAGACTATATAGTTAATTcttaattttacccatttatgAGAGTATAAAATATATGGATCACATATCCTAAAACAACCTAAAACTATTGGTAGTTTCTTTGATATCAACTTTAATATCTACTAGGATAtcaaaaagacacacacacacacacacacacacacacacacatgcagtcaTAACTCACTAACCCTATAATATGTTCCCAGGCTCTTTAATAAGCCTAGAGCCTGGAGGGATAGGCTTACAACTGACAGATGGAGGAAAGATAAAGACCATGGATTATTGTTATTAATTCCGATTAGCTAATAATCTGGTCATGGGTAatcattgaataaaatatattattaactgTTCTAAAAGTATGACATTCATTAGAAAACAACATACCCTTTATAAGTGGTAGTTATGCCAGCAACTGAAGAATTATCACAGATCatgagaaaacacaaaagatgGAGAAGATATTCAATTAAAGACAACCAACATCCTATGTGGGCAGCTTGTTTGACAGTAATCTTGAACTTCTTCATAATTAAACCACCAGTTATATATCCAATGCATATTGGAGGTAAGTTATAAATGCCTATAAATGTAAGTGAAATGTTGTTTACAAAGTGACttagcaaaagaacaaataagataCCACTTTTTATCTAGTATGTCTTGCATAAGAAACCATTTAGGTCCAACTCACAGTGAAGAAAGCTGATTGAATTTTATCTCCATTTAGTTACATATTATGtacagagagatttttaaatgaccCACAATGTCaaagtatattttgaaaactgttaTCACTATccttcatttaattaattatagtAGGTTGTAAATTTCTTGCATGCAGGGATCATGATCTACATTTCTTTCTAATGGTTCAGGTAGGACTGACAAGTCAAAGTTGACCAGTAGTTTGTGAGTAATATGATTTTGCAGTTGTTTATACCCTCTCTAGTCGATAGGAATTTGACTTAGCTCAAGGTACTTTGGAAGGTTACTTTGCTGAACCCGTGATTGTCAAGTATATTTACGCTTCGTGtccctctccctaaaaaaaagggaaaaaaatcaaggataAGGACAAGACAGCCCTTGGTTGCATTCTTACAATGCCAGGGTAAGTGAATCCCATCACATTTTCTTGGGAGAGTGGTTAAAAGTCCATTCCAGAATCCCACACCAGATTGTCTAATTTAGTATGTCTTAGGTGGGCACCAGGTATCTGAAATTTTAACAAGCATTCTAGGTGATGTGGATGCAGGTAGTCTGGGAAATTCACTTTTCAAAACAGTAAAAAGCTCTCAGGAGAAACCCAAAGTGGAAGAGAGCCACTGGAGTTAATGGGGTACTGGAAAATCAGAATGCGTGGGCTGCAAAGACATCTCAAACCACCAGGGGGCCCAGGGAACTGAGGAGACACATGGAATTCATATCCTGGAGTTAAAAGAGTAAAACTCAGACTCCTAATGAATtaacattgttttcctttttacattaATGGTTTGCCTCTCTGAAAATTATCTCTAATCTGTACATTCCccaagatttcaaaaaatattttgaatttgtaTTCTGACCGGcaagagagcagagaagaaagcCAGGATTTCctggcttctttccttccctaCCGTTTGTGGATTTCCCTGGAGAATGGAAGGGGGAAATGTACCAGGGACAGAAACATCTCCACATATTTCAATTTAGGAGTTTCCTAGACCCATCATCACACTGTTTACCCtttcatggttaaaaaaaaaaaaaaaaaagtgagctacTAACATAGAGAAGAATAAACATACCGATTAGAAAGATTGCATCTGAAGCTGATTTTCCATATTGCTGTTCCAGATATTTAGGCATGAAGGTGAACATATTAACAAATGCATTGAACTGTACAATGCTTATTAGTATGAAAAGCATGTAAATTGGGTTGCATAAAAGACTTTTCATGAACGgtaaaaaatctgaaatgaaagaatGACAATAGTGTTAAACTAGCTTGGCTTTGCATTTTAAGATTGACTTTTTCTAAAACATGAACCTCCCCTCCCAAATTAAGATTTTTGCTTATAGTGCACttactgggttttgttttgctttattttgttttgttacctCTTGAAAGCTAAAGTTATATCATTTTGGTACCCTCTGCAAGTCAGTAATGCAGCTGACTGGGCAGGGAGCCGAACATAACAGTTTTACCATCACTAAGTTGTTATTGTGTCTTAAGGAAGAACTATAACATGACCAAAATATTGTCTGCATTCACAccagttcctttttttcccttctattaaTAGCCTCTCTTTTCTAGAGATCATCTAGACTGAAAGATgcttgttctgtttttaaagtttagaaGGAGATCAACTTGATAAAGTTCACACTCAAATATTGATATTATTGTTACTGACCatttaaaatatgtggaaattcaTGGGATATAATTTTCTCAAGTACTGGGTATTTTTCTACTTCCTCAGAACAACAGTTTGGTCCTGTCAGAGGTTCACACTGGATACACAATGAAACCACCTGgagatcttttaaaatacaaacccCCAGGTTCCACTCTCGGAGATCTTGATTCATTTGGTACATACTAAGGGTTATGTAAATGATATAACCCAAACTTTCCCCTGTTGGTGTGGACTGACACAGCTTAGGGCCAAATTTGTGGCCCATCTCTTGGAAATGTTCCAAGGTCACCCTGCCACCATTTTGGAGTCAGTCTCACTTATAATTAGTTTTCACTTTTCCTATCTTCACATTCTTTGTCTTGATTTCCTTACTTATTGTGTATTTTTTGCTCAATAAGCTGCCTGAAATCcaaagaatcaataaataaacaaactgagagagagagaaggaagcataGCTTAATGCAAAGAAATCTATTTTAGCTGTAGAattcatatttatgaataaaGTACGTGGCAGATGAGAAAGTTGTGTTCAGAGCACTTTGGAGCTTTTTAAGTTGTCCATGTTTGTTGACATCTCTGTCCTAATAGATGAGTCTCAGTAGTTCAAATCTCTTTTCTGTATGTCTCATACTAAGCTCCACTTCTTTTCTATATGTCTCATACTAAGCTCAGTTCTTTCCCCAACTGATCTTTGCAGATCACAAACAATATTCTGTGTTAAAATGTTCTATCAGTCCATATCAGCCTTTCCAAAGGAATTGTTAATATAATCATGACCACTCTGGAATTTGAAAGGTTCTGAATTGGCTTCTAATGATCTGAGAAGTATTATGTTTAATAGTAGTTTAAGTGAAtgtgtaattgtttttttttttttttttttgtttttttttttaaagattttatttatttgacagagagagacacagcgagagagggaacacaagcagggggagtgggagagggagaagcaggcttcccaccaagcagggagcccaatgtgggactcgatcccaggaccccgggatcatgacctgagccgaaggcagacgcttaacgactgagccacccaggcgccccgaatgtgTAATTGTTAATAAAAATTCTGTGCAAACAGGTCTTATAATTTATGGGTGTTGGTAGAAGTAGCAACATCAACAATAATAACACTAATACTAATAgcagtaataatagtaatatgtGCCAGACCTCCTTTTACCCTCACACAACAACTCTGTAATAATAAGTACtgttattaccccattttacagataaggagactgagtcCCTCTTTACCTTGTAAATGAACAATCTCTAAGAATTCCAAGGCCCAGGCCATACCTCGTACTAATTAAATCAGACCTCCTGGGAATAGTATAGTATTTCTGGgcatcagtaattttttaaaatttcccaggtAATTCCAACATATGGACTAGTTTGAGAATCAGTGTTCTTGAACATTAAATACTTAGACTACTTTAGCTTAGTTTCCCATAGAAACACTTTCTGTAAATTATTCTTTGAACTTTTATTGAAGATgtatccaaaaaggaaaaaaaaaaaattcctgttctataaaatatgcatttgCACTTGCTGGAAAACTACTACGTGGTTCAATATTGCCTGCATTATACATCATAtgatgagtttttctttttttacaatgtGTTACTTGGAGAACATTTTCTCTTTAAgaattcttcttctttctctatcaaatataGAGAGTTATGGGACTTACCGTGTTTTCGTTTCCTGCCTTAACTTGCAGGAAGCTCACAGTCaagctaacatttttttaatttcagaactatatatttatttgcaatagtgtatattttttcctccttttgttcTCAGTtcgaatttctttttttttaattagaccTATGTTCtctataaaaaagattttttaaaagcaaatgggAATTTATTTAGTGtctgaattgaaataaaattttatatacgTACTGATTACAGATAGTTTGGCTTCCAAATTATATTACTTATTCCCAAGTAGTAGCACAGGGAGACTCAGACTTGTTAGACATTATTGACTACTGACTGTTAATGACAAATTGTCTTAATGCACCCTAGCGTGATACAGTGTTAGAATGAAATATAGACAcatctctaaaaaacaaaaagtaaattatatagtatttagaatttttatatttgccTTTAGTGATTCCATCCTTTTCCTTCTTGAcctcttctctttgtttctcttttttgtcatttttaatgatgTCTGCATTATTCTTTAGTCCTTCCTTTGGAAGCGTTttgggcaaaaagaaaaaaggaatggcAGTGAGCACATTCACTCCTGCACAAATCAAAAAGCCAAACCACCATGCACCAACCCAACGAGTATCAGTGGGAGTTATGGTCAGATCATCTGTAaagaaatatacacattttattagCTGGTCACGATTTCCTGCATGAACTATAGAAAATCattaatattactattatattattaataaaaccaGTTCTCAGGTTTTATCCAAGTACAGACCTTGTAAACAATTTAGACATTCATAAAATTTGTCTGACAATATGTGGTATTACAATATTGCCtagcaataaattattttggtTCTCTGTCCTCTCCTGTAGGGAATTTATAAACAGATATTTATGAAATAACTACAAGCtctatttaaatacatataaatgattatttgattaaaagAAATTCAGACCTACGTTGTCTTTATATCTcttgaaaaaaggaaacatggTTGTGACACAATAGAAAGAGCACTGGCTTTTGTGTCAGAAGGTCAGCATTTTAACTTGTTTTCTTGCTCACTGGTTTGAAATATtcgaaaaattatttaaactcctTTACTCCAGTTTGCACACCTGAAAAGTAGAATTAGTCAACTCACCGAGTTGACCCACCAACGCAAGAACTACCTGTGATAACATAACTGAAGGTGATTTGTATATTCTagcctaaaaataaattttattgaattacCTGTGTTCACAGATCCAGTGTCAACATAAACATTTGCACAGAATGATGCTAACAAAAGTCCAATCAAAGGACCAATGATAGCTCCTGTTTCTACAAaccctaaaaataaatgaaaatataaagttatagTATAGTTATATACCCACATAAAGAGTCCTAATTCCATAAAGAGTCTGAAGACTGCATTGTTTTTGCCTCAGATATGTTTGCCTTAAACTTTCAATTTGTAAGAAAATTAAGCTTTGTGTACATATAAGTAACAAGTTTATTTCTGttaatgtggagaaaaagaacctCAAGATTTAAAACCACTTTCTCTAGGCCTCCAAATTCTCTTGCGTGATAAATCGCAGGTAAATCTGCTGTAGCAGCGTAGGCTGGGATCATGCTGTTGACAAAACCACAACACAGAGTGAGATTCTTTTGCTCCTTTCCATAGGCACATTTTTGGAGGAATTCTAGACCAACATCACATTACGATAAATTTCTCATGGCATGTTTCTCAGAAAGCTTtcactcccacatttctgatttGAAACCTCTTCTGGCTATGTCCTCACCATTACTGATACTTCTCTTCTTTCATCATGATCTCCTTTCTTATCCTTCACATTCTTGTCTTCCATTCTCATCGGTCCCCTCTGCCCTCAAGACTTCTTACTCATCTGGAATTTCATCATCAGTGAGCTCATGGCTTATCTACAATTCAGAATCGAGGCTGAGCCTTCCCAGCTGCTGGAAACCCAGACAGCTTCTCCAGCTTCTTCCACTTGTTCCTCCTTACTTCAAAATATGTCTTCTGCCTTCTCCATGGTTCTGTAGGCTAACCCCCTCCTGTACACAGACCTGACTTCTTGACCTCAACCCCTCCTATCTTCTCTGAGGTCTTGCTCAACTAAACATGCCTTTTTTTGTGTTGGTTCAGTCTCCCTGATTCACTGATTACAGTATCTCACATCCatcctgctttctttcctttcactaGACTCTGCATTTACACCCTCACCACTTCCTGAATCTACTCAAATCCTTCCACATTCTTCTCAAAATACTTGCAGGTAGCACCAGTGTTCTTTTTGCCACTTATTTGGTGTCCTTTTCTGGTCTCCATTCTCCTAACTCTTTATGTTATTTGACATTGCAGGCTAGCTCCTCTTTTGAATTTTCCTCCTAATACTTTCACAAAACTATGCACTTATTGTTTACTCTTTCCCTTGTGACTActcctttgattttcttcttcctattctGCTCAATAACTAAAAGTGTTCCCTAGTGTTTTAACCTAGGATTTCTCACTATATATGGCTTCCCATGACAAAACTCATTTTTCTccctcaatttcatttattttctctatataagtGATTCTCAAAATTCATTTCTAGCTTTTATATTCTCTCCTAAACTTCAAAGCCATACATGGAACTATTTTCTTCCATGGTATAGCTTATTGACTTGTAGTTATTTAATTATATGCATGtgcacatttatttcattttcttaagcctaattttttttcaaatttaataacaCACAGGTATTTATCAGATTTGGTTGATTTAT from Halichoerus grypus chromosome 6, mHalGry1.hap1.1, whole genome shotgun sequence harbors:
- the SLCO1A2 gene encoding solute carrier organic anion transporter family member 1A2 isoform X5, translated to MENGTQIFRPTEDPSDCVKEVKSLMWVYVLVGNIIRGIGETPIMPLGISYIEDFAKSENSPLYIGFVETGAIIGPLIGLLLASFCANVYVDTGSVNTDDLTITPTDTRWVGAWWFGFLICAGVNVLTAIPFFFLPKTLPKEGLKNNADIIKNDKKEKQREEVKKEKDGITKDFLPFMKSLLCNPIYMLFILISIVQFNAFVNMFTFMPKYLEQQYGKSASDAIFLIGIYNLPPICIGYITGGLIMKKFKITVKQAAHIGCWLSLIEYLLHLLCFLMICDNSSVAGITTTYKGMQQDLYVGNTILADCNRDCNCPTKTWDPVCGNNGVSYMSACLAGCETSVGTGINMVFQNCSCIQTSGNSSAVLGLCDKGYDCSMMLQYFLILSAIGSFIYSLSAIPGYMVLLRCIKPEEKSLGVGLHTFCTRVFAGIPAPIYFGALADSTCLHWGILKCGESGACRIYDSTYFRYIYLGLPAALRGTSYIPAFLILIILKKRLLPGENASSGTMLIEAKVTGKENEYKDMNQNSKVLNDDELKTKL
- the SLCO1A2 gene encoding solute carrier organic anion transporter family member 1A2 isoform X6; amino-acid sequence: MWVYVLVGNIIRGIGETPIMPLGISYIEDFAKSENSPLYIGFVETGAIIGPLIGLLLASFCANVYVDTGSVNTDDLTITPTDTRWVGAWWFGFLICAGVNVLTAIPFFFLPKTLPKEGLKNNADIIKNDKKEKQREEVKKEKDGITKDFLPFMKSLLCNPIYMLFILISIVQFNAFVNMFTFMPKYLEQQYGKSASDAIFLIGIYNLPPICIGYITGGLIMKKFKITVKQAAHIGCWLSLIEYLLHLLCFLMICDNSSVAGITTTYKGMQQDLYVGNTILADCNRDCNCPTKTWDPVCGNNGVSYMSACLAGCETSVGTGINMVFQNCSCIQTSGNSSAVLGLCDKGYDCSMMLQYFLILSAIGSFIYSLSAIPGYMVLLRCIKPEEKSLGVGLHTFCTRVFAGIPAPIYFGALADSTCLHWGILKCGESGACRIYDSTYFRYIYLGLPAALRGTSYIPAFLILIILKKRLLPGENASSGTMLIEAKVTGKENEYKDMNQNSKVLNDDELKTKL
- the SLCO1A2 gene encoding solute carrier organic anion transporter family member 1A2 isoform X4: MAEIEKRIETHRIRCLSKLKMFLLAITCAFVSKTLSGSYMNSMLTQIERQFNIPTFLVGFINGSFEIGNLLLIIFVSYFGTKLHRPILIGVGCVVMGIGCFLQSLPHFLMDLYEYESTVSVSGNLSSNSFLCMENGTQIFRPTEDPSDCVKEVKSLMWVYVLVGNIIRGIGETPIMPLGISYIEDFAKSENSPLYIGFVETGAIIGPLIGLLLASFCANVYVDTGSVNTDDLTITPTDTRWVGAWWFGFLICAGVNVLTAIPFFFLPKTLPKEGLKNNADIIKNDKKEKQREEVKKEKDGITKDFLPFMKSLLCNPIYMLFILISIVQFNAFVNMFTFMPKYLEQQYGKSASDAIFLIGIYNLPPICIGYITGGLIMKKFKITVKQAAHIGCWLSLIEYLLHLLCFLMICDNSSVAGITTTYKGMQQDLYVGNTILADCNRDCNCPTKTWDPVCGNNGVSYMSACLAGCETSVGTGINMVFQNCSCIQTSGNSSAVLGLCDKGYDCSMMLQYFLILSAIGSFIYSLSAIPGYMVLLSWNSCTYIFWSFSRFHMFTLGNFEMW
- the SLCO1A2 gene encoding solute carrier organic anion transporter family member 1A2 isoform X3, which translates into the protein MAEIEKRIETHRIRCLSKLKMFLLAITCAFVSKTLSGSYMNSMLTQIERQFNIPTFLVGFINGSFEIGNLLLIIFVSYFGTKLHRPILIGVGCVVMGIGCFLQSLPHFLMDLYEYESTVSVSGNLSSNSFLCMENGTQIFRPTEDPSDCVKEVKSLMWVYVLVGNIIRGIGETPIMPLGISYIEDFAKSENSPLYIGFVETGAIIGPLIGLLLASFCANVYVDTGSVNTDDLTITPTDTRWVGAWWFGFLICAGVNVLTAIPFFFLPKTLPKEGLKNNADIIKNDKKEKQREEVKKEKDGITKDFLPFMKSLLCNPIYMLFILISIVQFNAFVNMFTFMPKYLEQQYGKSASDAIFLIGIYNLPPICIGYITGGLIMKKFKITVKQAAHIGCWLSLIEYLLHLLCFLMICDNSSVAGITTTYKGMQQDLYVGNTILADCNRDCNCPTKTWDPVCGNNGVSYMSACLAGCETSVGTGINMVFQNCSCIQTSGNSSAVLGLCDKGYDCSMMLQYFLILSAIGSFIYSLSAIPGYMVLLRFYLFDRERAQAGGVAGRGRGRSRLPAE